The following DNA comes from Magnolia sinica isolate HGM2019 chromosome 18, MsV1, whole genome shotgun sequence.
CGGCTCCAAAAACCCGTACACCAAATTTTAAAGTAGGATCTCACAAGATAGATTTAGATAAAATTATGAAAACAAGCATAACTCAAGGAATTcgacaagcaatcatacatctcTACTAAATCGAAAATCTATTCATGGGAGCTAGGATTGCCCAAGCGCAGGGTAGATCGAAAATCCATACAGCATGTGTGAGTACTGTTCATACAAGCACTACCATGATGCTATTGCGGCATGGTCCACCTAGTTTATAGGAAGCCTGTGCCGTGAATGCATGCTGCCCATCCCCACAAGTATCAAGCCCCATTACTCTAGCTTGGTTGGGCGAGCAACCGTGACTCCCACACCTCTCATAATGCATTCCGATGACTTGAgggttttttagaaattttctgaaaTAGAAGCGATGGGGGTCGACTTTGAAGTAGAGAGTGATGGCATTTGAATTTCTGAAGTGGAGCGTTATATCATTCTGTAGGCATTTTATCCATTCATTATCCGTCTGGTAGTCATCATAGTGGCGATTTATATCTTACTCCATCTATAGTTGTGGTTGGATCATTGTTGGCTACATTACAGCTGTATGGCCTTTAGTTgcaatccttttttctttttttctttgatttcttgCCAATATATAGTTGGTACTATCTCTATAGGTAGATGATGCATGGCAAACCCACACGTGCCTGCCTTACAATGTGTTCTCCAGTCCTTtgtcatttgatatttttcgGATGTGCCCTGCATGCTGACTTGGTGATGTTTTCTGTAATTTTGCAAGAATTTGTTAGGTCGTTAACATTACAATGTGTTAATCTAGCTTTGCTGCATTTATTCCCACTCACTATTAATTTACCTTAATTAAACCATTACAAGTTGGAATGGTTCGCTTCTGACTGATTGGACGTGCAATTGAAAGGATTCCGATTGAGTCGCGTTACTGAGCGGCTAAGTAGATGAGAGAACTTATTCTTGTAACAAGTAGCCAAGTGTATCTTTGAACAGATCGACAGGCATCCAAGCATGGTGTGTTGGGGCATGGTACTCTATTTTCTTTGGTTGATATAGAGCTTTTGAGGTGTGAGCAGGGATCTGAGTCGAGTTGGATGAGTTAGGGCTGATCTGCCTTGATTTGgctttgaaataggcctgacccaaatttgacccgactcggtatagagtctagcatgcctaaccTGATCTGAGTCCTGATCTAACTTGAACTAATTTGGACCGAGTCCGATTTGGTCACAAGTACCAAGTAGGGTCGGTTGCATAGTGAGTATCAATGggctgaaatcataactcaaaacttaaattcgactcggtttgagttttgATTTATGAAGTCAATTCAATTTGGATCCACTCACCCACTCAGTTCGGATATGAACAAGTcgattcggatcgactcacccactcagttcAAAACCACTCGGATCTTAACGAGTTGAACGTTACCGACTggagtcgtcccgtgcccaacTCTGGGTGGAATGCAAAGTGCAATAAAAACGCATGATTTGTCTTATAAAAGGCACGATATTTACTCCATCGTTTGAACAGATAAACTGTCATCATTTCATTACATTACCGAGGTAGAGatgcatccaaaaaaaaaaagcttagaaaaataccGACTCCCATGCCTTGTTTGGACCTACATGATGCGATCGGAAAGCGACGGAAGCCGCCTGAAGAAGTTCAAAGAAGGACCGGGCATACGGTCTCTGAACATCGGGTGCCGTAGATAGTAAAACCCCGCCACGATCGCCACCATCTTCGATGGGACCACATACAGAACGAAGGACACCAAGAAACATACGGTGATGAAGATTCCAGTCGCACGTGGGTCCCGCCATGTGACCAATGCTTGCATCCGCTCTCCTTGTGTTGCAATATCGCCAAGCACCGTCTGCACCCTCGCTCCCAGCGTGCGGAGCCTATCGTACCGTACCCGCACCGTGTCTGGTGGCCTCGAGCTAGGTATCGAATCAAATTCCTCGTCCAGCTCCTCCCGATCCGCGGCTTCCGCGTGCGAAATCTTCACACACGGGTGCGGCATCGGGTCCCGTCGCCTCGCCCGGTAATTCCAACCCCCAACCACAAACGTGTAGAATGCGATAGTTGGGACCATGAGGTCAGGGTGCCACACGAGCAACACCAACAGCACGTGCGCGATCAGCGTCGCTGTCGTGTTCCTCCACGCACGTGTGTCGTCGACCCAGCGGGCCATCTCGACGGCCCACCCCATCATGTTGATGATCCGGTGCCAGTTCGCACGCACCTTCCGCATGCTGAACGCGTGCGAATCCGCGTCAAGCATGTGGAGCACGACCTCCCGTCGCAGCGGCGGTTCCGACCGCGACAGGTGCTGGGCTACCAGACGTGCGGCCATTCCTCTCAGCGACTCCTGCTGCATCGTGCCGATGGGCTTCAAGTAGTGCATACGTGGCAGCATTGGCTGCGAATACACGTGCAACACATCCAGCTTTGGGACCACACGTGCGAACCGCACTGCGAGCTCGACCTCGCCCATCTTCTTGACTCCGGTAGGATGCAACAGAAGCAATGGGTACGTGTTTTTGTACACACGGTTGTTTTCCAGCGTAGAAATACGTATCCGTATCTTTCCTATCCGCAAATCCTGCCGCGCGGGGTCTTTCGATTCGTCCACGCTGTTGAAGACGCCAACTGTCAGGACCGTGCAAGGGTCATAAACGTGCCACGTGTACTGCTCATTCCACCGTGGATCCAAGCTGTCTGCGACCGTCCGCGACCGGACCCACTTCTCGCCGTACTTCGCGACTGCGTACGCGTCGGCGGTGCCCCTCCCTCCGACCGTCTTCACCGGAAGAAGGTTCCGGCACCCGACGATCCCCAGCTCGACGGTCCCGATCGGCGGTTTCCAGAGCTGGCGGGCCGCTGGCCGGAGATCGCTGGTCACGTGAGCTGGTTCATCAGCCACGTGATAACCCCCATCGAAGCAGACACGCACGTGCAACCGGCCGTTATAACTGTCTTTCCTGCTTTTGGTTGGGCTGTCGAGGGTGATCCACCGGGAAACCACTCTCCGGTCGTCGACGCGTCGCTCGATGGTCGTGAGTGGTATTCCGGCGATGCCAAGGACTGTCGTGTCCTTCCCGGAGCGGTGCTCGAGGAAGAAGACGACGCGGAGGTCGCCGAAAGGCTCGGCAGCGACGAGGATAAGGTCTTCGTTCCAAGACGGGGAGCCGTTGCGGCTGATGGCTGTTCGGGTTTTCAAGATCTGGAATTCGAGCTGGGCTTTGACGGAGAAGGCAGTTTCCTTTAACGGCGTTAAAGGCTGGATGTCTTGGGCTTCCAAGACCGTTACACGGAGATACCAGAGTTTTGGAGACAGGTAGACTTTTGCGCGGGAACTGACGGTGCCGGACGTGTCCGTTTTCCACGCTTCGGAAAACGATTCGTCTGCTTGCGTCCCGATCCACGTAGCCAGCATCAGATCccctcggtgggccccaccaccctcCAGCCTGTACCACTGTGGGGCCAGCGGGCTGTCTGGTGGGTCCCGCAGCGGGATCTCGGAAACGTCGAAACAGATGCCGCCGAGGAAGTTCTCATCTCTGCCGCCGCCGGGTTCCTGTGGGGGCGTTGGGGTCGGAGCGGACCCAGgtcgtgggtcccacacagagaCTTCAAGGGTGGAGGCCGATCCGTGCGCGTCCCGTCCGAAGGCGAATGTCTGGTCCCACTCGAATTGGAGGGTGGTTTTCTGGGCGATTTTCGTCTGGACGTTGCAGCCAGAGACAGTGATCTTGACGAACGGATTTGCATCGAAGGGTAGCGATCGGGCCTTGACTACCCTTACGAACAGGTAATGCATTTTCTCCACAAGATCATATGATGATCGCTCGTTCGGAATCCCAGGAAATCTATCCGGCGCTTCTCTTGGGTAGATATCGGATACTGGATGCCGGTAATTCTGCCGCGGACCATTGAATCCAGTCATTTTCTGTTTGTGATCTGGTCCATGCATGGTCGTGTCTGATGTCAGATCTGGCGGTGGGGGGTTCCCTGCACCTGACTCCGGCTGTGTTTGGGTAGGCTCGGCATTAGGAATGTTTTCCGACGGTGTCAGGAGAGGTTCTGGTGCAGGTGCGGTTTCGACTGGTGGATCAGTTGCCGGTTCTTCGGGCTTTCCAGCTTCTGGTGGTGGCGGCACCTCTGGTTGCGGCGGATTGGCTTCTGGTGGTGCGTCGGATTTTTCGGCAGTAGGGGGAGTAGGCTCAACTGACGCAGGGGGTTCTGCTTCCGGCATGTTTGGCTTTCCAGCATCCTCCGCTTGCGGCAGCGGAGTCGCTGGTGTGTCAGACTTTCCAGCATCTTCCGGCGGCGACGGCAGTGGAGATGCCGGAGGCGGAACAAGCTCATCGACGTAATATATCCTGAGTCCGATATCGCCCTGAATCCAGCTCCAGAAGTGCTTTTTCTCCAACGGGTAGAGCACGAGAGCCTCCTCGCCTTTCCGTACGAACTGGCTAGCGTTGAGCCGCACCCGACCGAGGAGGTTATTCctcccggtgggccccacacgcttaTCATGGTACACGTCAATCTCCAATGCTTCTACGGCCAAGTCCGCATCCTTGTCGACCTGAAACTCGAACACTTCGTTCCACGTCGGATTGAGGTCTCGGTGCACCGTCTGGGTCCGCTTTCGCTGACCGTAGAAGTCCATGACTACATACGGACTCGACGATCCAGATCCATCCTTTGGAAGGAGGTTGCGGGCTTCGACGACTTCCACAATCAATTTCCGAACTGTTGCCATTCCAACAGCGGTTTTCCAGCTATTCGACTGGTGGTTTTCTGGCCACGCTGGGGCTGTAGTGCATCGTAGCTCATAAGGGAATGAAATTGGAGGGAGTTTGGAGTGGAGGGGTGTGGAGTGTTTATATAGGTAGAGAACATGTTAAAAAATTGCGTTTTGCACCGTTCACTAAACAGTGATGGATGgaccactgtacacgtggcatgtatgcATCTCAATCTGGATTCTTCAAAATGTGGTCCCCACTAGTGATAGTGCATATTCTGGAGATCTTGTTCATTTGATGATTTAAACATATGCAATTGGTGTCCATTAAATGGGAAAGTTAAAACTTGAAAAATAAATGTTTGTGTGGTCCAAATCCGATTGTCCCACCACTCTGATTATCAGCACACTTACGAAacgatcttagccatccaatcggTTTCCCATGATCAAACAGCTAGGAAAGAGAATGATCAGATTTCCAAATCGAACAGACAGTAGCAAATGGTCAAGATCATCAGATCTACGTGACATTCTAGTACCCAATCCATCCACAAGAGGCCCCTACAACTTGGAGGGTGTAGTTTGATCTGTACTGTATTTTAGATCCAACACAGATTTTTATGAGCCAACGTGCTAATATCGCTAATATGACAATCATAACCGTCTGATATCATTACCATTTATTttggaccgtccagatcattTATTCAAAAATAGGTACGGTACTGTATTTGATCAATCACTTTTTGTTGGAGCGCATTATAGACTATTTATGATTTTAAAGAGTCAATTTTATCAGGCAATCTTAGCCATCCCTTCCATGGCTCCAAGaaaaggatggctacaaaaaATAGGGATgatattggatggttaagatcatatgATTGATGTGATCATCACAACCCACTACAtccatagtggggctcacaacttggacggtgtagattgatTCTAACGTAAATGGTGAATAAAGCATATACGAGCCCAGCcctgaaaaagggaaaaaaaaatatttgagtGGAGATCAAGGTGGAAGGGAAAAGAAAGATAACAAAGAGGTTCCAAACTTCATCCCCAaggaaagcggattgcgtgctaACTCAGTTAGCTAGAGCGCACTGACTAAACTCTTTTgagcccactacgatgtatgtatcttatccatgccgtccatccattataccagcttattttaggatataaacccaaaattgaagcatatctaaagctcaaatggaccacaccacaggaaaaaaacaTGTGAATTGAGCacctatggttgaaaacttcttgggagtgaTAAGAAGTTTcgttcaagatgatatttgtgttttgtctACATCCAGAtttgtgaccttacaaacaggttggatgagaaataaatatcaccGTAGGCCttaagaggtttcaatggtggatgttattATTAcaattgtttcctgttgtgtgtacacttgctttggatatgttttaattttaaactcgcgtattaaaatgagctgttaaaactgatggacggagtggataagacacatacattaaggtgggtcacgTAGAGTTTAGTGGGTACGTTTGTACCCAATCCCATTCCACGTCAGAAGCAGCCTTACCAAACACTTCTTTTCCATTttaattttatgtttttcttccCAATGCATCACTTTCTTTGAAGATTCCCACTTCCTTTCGGACACCAATTGCTTTTGAAAGCCTTTCGGAGGGAATTCCTGTGACGGGAAGATAGGTGGGTCCACTGTAATGCTGATGAGAAATCgacctgtccatccattctgcccgatcatgttaagacatggggCTAAAAATGctgcagatccaaaattcaagtggatggCAAggcaaggaaaaaggaaaaacgtGGGTAGGgagatgcctaccgttgaaacctcctcaCATGCCATCTACACCGTTTACAAGGCCACATTActtgggataaactgaaaacagaaatattagcctgatccaaaacttctgtggccgtacgaatgtttcaacggtggatgttcaatcctcactttttttcttttttttttaatcgtgtgacccacttgagttttgaatcttgaaaaacagatggacgacatagattcctcatagacatcacagtgggccccacctaacttccggCTTTAGCAGGCAATTGGAGTCCCTTTCTTTATCTCCATATGTGGCCCACGTACTGTGTAAAGAGAGTGTCCATTTCATTATAAAATCCAAAGTAAGGGAGATGTGGGTCCTTTTCCTTCACCGACCATTTTTCTTGTCTTGGACTCTTTTAACAAATACCAATTTTCACAGCTTTTTCTTTCTTATCACATTACTTCTTTAGTGCATCTAACGTGCTAACCGGTGGTTTCACGTGAACATGCATGGAGGCATCGCCACGCCGTCGTGGACCCCACTAGGCTGTGTGACTCTGGATCTACAGATgtaggtgggaccctgactgtggggcttacAGTGATATACGTGTCTTGAATCTACACTGATCCagccattttgaaagcttattttaagttacgaaaaataaaaataaatattgaagctgactcaaattttaagtggaccacaccacaggaaacagttatgattgaatccccatcattaaaaacttcatggatttcacAAGAATGCTTATTTTtgccaacttgttgataatgttacGAACACTTAGATGAatagaccatacaaatatcatcacgatccaaagc
Coding sequences within:
- the LOC131232971 gene encoding multiple C2 domain and transmembrane region protein 16; its protein translation is MATVRKLIVEVVEARNLLPKDGSGSSSPYVVMDFYGQRKRTQTVHRDLNPTWNEVFEFQVDKDADLAVEALEIDVYHDKRVGPTGRNNLLGRVRLNASQFVRKGEEALVLYPLEKKHFWSWIQGDIGLRIYYVDELVPPPASPLPSPPEDAGKSDTPATPLPQAEDAGKPNMPEAEPPASVEPTPPTAEKSDAPPEANPPQPEVPPPPEAGKPEEPATDPPVETAPAPEPLLTPSENIPNAEPTQTQPESGAGNPPPPDLTSDTTMHGPDHKQKMTGFNGPRQNYRHPVSDIYPREAPDRFPGIPNERSSYDLVEKMHYLFVRVVKARSLPFDANPFVKITVSGCNVQTKIAQKTTLQFEWDQTFAFGRDAHGSASTLEVSVWDPRPGSAPTPTPPQEPGGGRDENFLGGICFDVSEIPLRDPPDSPLAPQWYRLEGGGAHRGDLMLATWIGTQADESFSEAWKTDTSGTVSSRAKVYLSPKLWYLRVTVLEAQDIQPLTPLKETAFSVKAQLEFQILKTRTAISRNGSPSWNEDLILVAAEPFGDLRVVFFLEHRSGKDTTVLGIAGIPLTTIERRVDDRRVVSRWITLDSPTKSRKDSYNGRLHVRVCFDGGYHVADEPAHVTSDLRPAARQLWKPPIGTVELGIVGCRNLLPVKTVGGRGTADAYAVAKYGEKWVRSRTVADSLDPRWNEQYTWHVYDPCTVLTVGVFNSVDESKDPARQDLRIGKIRIRISTLENNRVYKNTYPLLLLHPTGVKKMGEVELAVRFARVVPKLDVLHVYSQPMLPRMHYLKPIGTMQQESLRGMAARLVAQHLSRSEPPLRREVVLHMLDADSHAFSMRKVRANWHRIINMMGWAVEMARWVDDTRAWRNTTATLIAHVLLVLLVWHPDLMVPTIAFYTFVVGGWNYRARRRDPMPHPCVKISHAEAADREELDEEFDSIPSSRPPDTVRVRYDRLRTLGARVQTVLGDIATQGERMQALVTWRDPRATGIFITVCFLVSFVLYVVPSKMVAIVAGFYYLRHPMFRDRMPGPSLNFFRRLPSLSDRIM